One Halovivax ruber XH-70 genomic region harbors:
- a CDS encoding DNA adenine methylase, protein MSSDGLERTGAFPYPGSKGRLATWIIEQFPAHHCYVEPFGGSAAVMLQKPRSTVEIFNDRDSDIVHFYETLRDREAELVEWLSNTPFSRDLHRKYAHQFYAGYRPADDLERAGRWFYLRNTQFAQKYTGFSGFRLCQARNHARVYRNRSEKLHAVADRLRNVQLANRDYADLVERTDAEDTLFYFDPPYVDVGDDLYSHEGGFDHDRFTQVLDEIEGKWIVSYTDLPRSLEGEQYVIERSARGTMRSGQGDWEQENTERLVTNFDPDATAGLVDDSTHQQTLVAATDGGEQR, encoded by the coding sequence GTGTCGAGTGATGGGCTCGAGCGAACGGGCGCGTTCCCGTACCCCGGTTCCAAGGGGCGACTCGCGACCTGGATCATCGAGCAGTTCCCGGCGCATCACTGCTACGTCGAACCGTTCGGCGGCAGCGCTGCGGTCATGCTCCAGAAGCCGCGTAGCACGGTCGAGATCTTCAACGACCGCGACAGCGATATCGTTCACTTCTACGAGACGCTTCGCGATCGCGAGGCGGAACTCGTCGAATGGCTTTCGAACACGCCGTTCAGTCGCGACCTGCACCGGAAGTACGCTCACCAGTTTTACGCAGGCTACCGACCGGCTGACGACCTCGAGCGAGCGGGTCGGTGGTTCTACCTGCGGAACACGCAGTTTGCACAGAAGTATACCGGCTTCAGTGGCTTCCGTCTCTGCCAGGCCAGAAACCACGCGAGAGTCTATCGAAACCGGAGCGAAAAGCTCCACGCGGTCGCCGATCGACTGCGTAACGTCCAGCTGGCGAATCGTGATTACGCCGATCTGGTGGAGCGAACCGACGCCGAAGACACTCTGTTCTATTTCGATCCGCCGTATGTCGACGTTGGCGACGATCTCTATTCCCACGAGGGCGGGTTTGACCACGACCGCTTTACCCAGGTCCTCGACGAGATCGAGGGGAAGTGGATCGTCTCCTACACCGACCTCCCGCGTTCGCTCGAGGGCGAGCAATACGTGATCGAACGGTCGGCCCGCGGGACGATGCGGTCGGGTCAGGGCGACTGGGAGCAGGAGAACACTGAGCGCCTGGTGACGAACTTCGATCCGGACGCGACGGCCGGACTCGT